A window of Formosa sp. Hel1_31_208 contains these coding sequences:
- a CDS encoding T9SS type B sorting domain-containing protein — MKKPTFSRITITVLLLFLGLQSYAQNYEPFIPRFNDDLKGDIVLIGNNILGPDNNAFNNNSVYNHNVDMQYIDIDGDASTFSSSSADLDIPNPNCYRIIYAGLYWGAVNPGSEPITDVRFKGPEGGYNDIQGTIIYDANGTTVDGGDSFSYACYADVTGIVTALGTDLGTYTVANVSSAVGETSTFNPYNGTGQSAGWSLFVVYEDPTLPGKSITSFDGFSAISVPGNNTSLDIPVDGFRTIPGPAPVRANFAFATLEGDSPILGDRLLLNGVSLSTVDRPVNNFFNSSVTQLNALPVNNRVPNSTNTLGFDTGVMAIPNPGNSVIANDATSAIIRLETSGDTYFPYFFAFAVEIIEPSIVLTKIVEDDAGNNIGDQTVGLGSSLNYVIGFQNTGNDNATNFQIRDILPINIIFNYPDDLVLPPGVSVVSYNPTTREIIFAIEDYLVEENDPVYEIRIEVQVVDECNQLADACSNIISNQAFASYNGFFNPNFAITDDPSLSSNTGCLFTPQATNFLADLDCVFSEDIVLCGDSVELTAADGYDSYSWSTSPTGTPEIGTTQTITVNATGTYYSFNTAIAPCQSIVQEYVVELFGGTIENPVIPYADEVVTCPNDGKLLPNIFLCGANDSRNIQTNISGASSIIWEQLDESSCAAVTDPDCANEDNSCIWNEVATGPDYLANTSGQFRLTINYTGGCFVQFYFNVYQNLLDPSVIATDIICTTPGSITVIDVPSGYEYSLDNVNYQASNVFTVNTPGTYTVYIRQIGVPTNPCVFTVLDVQIRERDFTATTTILQPLCNGDLGSIQLAANDVDPQYSFALYTGATLVNSVGPILENTYIFENLNPGTYTATIETENGCFYTEDVTIIEPPLLTVTAAITIPLTCTDGEITVYPQGGTPPYFYFVNGSTDFQTVPEIVVTTPGTYDIEVVDANNCSATTSILVNPIPEPDFTIATTDITCADAGDTGTITVNVTATNGNSIEYSIDGGTTFSNSPVFTGLAEGDYDVVIQYSIGSSVCVTDAQTVTINANSAISGTVELTSDYTCTTPGTISITGVTGGDPAYTYSIDGVNFQTGNTFTGLTEGTYTITVKDANDCTFVANDIIIDPLNPPTDLNFDNSPVNCPSNTSDITITGTTGGTLPLEYQIIAPAANATTYQTSTIFTGLEPGTYTFQVRDANNCVYSETYTINPIPTPTVNVVLTEGLDCTVTPDAIISGTITGTSPYTYEVSIDGAGYTPLGVTGSTFTYTTATAGTYQFQITDANGCIAESSSITVNPISLPDLSLIVQAEQILCNGDSNASIDISIDATVGTAPFLINVNNDTSGVNYGTQTSGLPAGTYTITITDANSCTGTESITISEPDPIIVDYNTIDITCTAAGISQGSIIVNSVVGGTAPYNYFVTGTNSYSNSEFNATGSTSVSFDVVDFGLYQINVVDANGCSVLIQDVLVASPPTDLDISITSTVDCLSGGEAVVSVGSTLSSSGPFFFSIYQGPISVYPNPPGSWIPEDMAGTQSATFYGLTPGVTYTFIVYDASTNCSYYEPATAPIPTNSTLSVSALNSNNITCTGSADGNVSFTVNSIYGVPTTVTYEIFDSFSLISTGISGTGTVPAGGSLAITDLGPLPFGNYFVSISETSGPNSGCGVVTAPFNITESAFQLELTVSTDQNANCNTNSGAISAIGQNGTAPYFYQITTTAVAPPTTDPSWASASTFNVDAGSYYVHVLDAYGCIVSSPVVVLPMDPEPVISALTNNLCTVTEGNFEIDVTLDTAGIPPYSFSIDGGTFQTQSAPFTLSNLFSGIHTIEIQDANGCGNLVSIDIPAPIGLSANLTSLPTCNNDDGEITIIGTDGSGSYAYSITPSPASISLTGNVFSGVPSGLYTITITDTVTSCTEEVSIALPEAIPPTFTTTPSAVTCFGDNTGSFELNINGYTGTYNYEVFDSIGTSVTGIVNTNTSTNPITVSGLTAGSFTVVITETESPFCTATAGVIISSPAEALTLIANETSNVTCDNSQGTITALAEGGWGNYEYELTGDATVAFSSNNTFINLSAGNYTVTARDAEGCLVSVPVILTEPAPIDATFSPSSSLLSCFGDQNASISITNVTGGQGTEYIYTLNTILPTTSISGPQTSNVFSDLGAGTYSVTVSDGNECVLTSVDIVIAEPTPIQASLVTNTTQTCLVESTLTLSASGGTGIYAYSADSNFTTILGTFDSSTTFSVPVGTYQYYVRDANGCVANASNEITIDPLPDLVINLASTNPTINCAGDNSGSINATAQGGLADYVYTLEDTFGNTIPATQNSPGLFTELVAGTYVVSVESGDCLITSAPITITEPTAPLEVTFTVNNVTCSGNNDGILEINATGGTGIIKYAISPQLDQFFETNVFENLSPGTYDVIVQDVLGCYVTFNFTITDPEQVILSIVPDSLFEETCDGDANGEFSVDISGGTLPYSVSLNEYDGPYTTGTATQTIFDFTGLNGGDHIVYVRDAQGCETQWNITFPEAVIINPIVEIEYICENNSLSNTVTVIVDDSITDLSQLDYSLDGGPFQVSNIFTDVVPGTDHYIDVRHTNGCIQTTDFFDINVFEPLSLVLTAGDEPGQIIATVTGGTGDYQFTLNGEDYGDTNIFIVTAEGTYTIVVTDSSGCQAMASIEVEINGPCIPNYFTPNGDGTTDTWAPGCIEDFPNLTFDIFDRYGRKVATYRVGEFWDGRYNGTELPTGDYWYVVKPNSPILNKEYVGHFTLYR; from the coding sequence ATGAAAAAACCTACTTTTTCTAGAATCACAATCACAGTTTTATTATTGTTTTTAGGGCTCCAATCCTATGCCCAAAACTACGAACCCTTTATACCAAGATTTAATGACGATTTGAAGGGTGATATCGTGCTTATAGGTAATAACATTCTGGGACCCGATAATAATGCATTTAACAATAATTCCGTTTATAACCATAATGTTGATATGCAATATATTGATATCGATGGTGATGCTTCTACTTTTAGTTCATCAAGTGCCGATTTGGATATTCCAAACCCGAATTGTTATCGTATTATTTATGCTGGATTATATTGGGGTGCAGTAAATCCAGGAAGTGAGCCAATTACAGATGTAAGATTCAAAGGCCCTGAAGGAGGTTATAACGATATACAGGGAACCATTATTTATGATGCTAATGGAACCACTGTTGATGGTGGTGATAGTTTTTCATACGCATGTTATGCCGATGTTACGGGTATAGTCACAGCTTTGGGAACCGACCTAGGAACATATACTGTTGCTAATGTGTCCTCAGCAGTAGGTGAAACCTCTACATTTAATCCATATAACGGTACAGGCCAATCTGCAGGATGGTCTCTTTTTGTAGTGTATGAAGATCCTACCTTGCCAGGTAAATCAATTACTAGTTTTGATGGTTTTAGCGCCATAAGTGTCCCAGGAAATAATACATCATTAGATATTCCTGTTGACGGATTTAGAACAATTCCAGGCCCTGCACCAGTAAGAGCTAACTTTGCATTTGCGACTTTAGAAGGTGATAGTCCAATTTTAGGCGATCGTTTATTACTTAATGGAGTGAGTTTATCTACAGTTGACCGCCCAGTAAATAACTTTTTTAATAGTTCGGTGACGCAGCTTAATGCATTGCCTGTTAATAACAGAGTACCAAATAGTACAAATACCTTAGGATTTGATACTGGTGTTATGGCTATTCCCAATCCGGGGAATTCAGTCATAGCTAATGATGCCACATCTGCTATTATTAGATTGGAAACAAGTGGTGATACCTATTTCCCCTATTTCTTTGCTTTCGCTGTAGAAATTATTGAACCTAGTATTGTACTCACTAAAATTGTCGAGGATGATGCCGGAAATAATATTGGTGATCAAACGGTTGGATTGGGTTCTTCATTAAATTATGTTATTGGATTTCAGAATACTGGAAATGATAATGCGACTAATTTTCAAATTAGAGATATTCTTCCTATCAATATTATTTTCAATTATCCAGATGATTTAGTGCTACCTCCTGGTGTTTCAGTTGTTAGTTATAATCCTACAACACGAGAAATTATTTTTGCTATTGAAGATTATTTAGTTGAAGAGAATGATCCTGTTTATGAAATACGTATTGAAGTGCAGGTCGTTGACGAATGTAATCAGCTTGCAGATGCGTGTTCTAATATTATTAGTAATCAGGCCTTTGCTTCTTATAATGGGTTTTTTAATCCGAATTTTGCAATTACAGATGACCCAAGTCTTAGTAGTAATACAGGTTGTTTATTCACACCTCAAGCGACTAACTTTCTAGCAGATCTTGATTGTGTGTTTTCTGAAGACATTGTATTATGTGGGGATAGTGTAGAACTTACTGCGGCCGATGGATATGATTCGTACTCTTGGTCTACTAGTCCGACAGGAACTCCAGAAATTGGAACCACACAAACGATAACAGTAAACGCAACTGGAACTTATTATTCATTTAATACTGCAATTGCTCCATGTCAATCAATTGTTCAGGAGTATGTAGTCGAACTATTTGGTGGAACTATTGAAAATCCCGTTATTCCTTATGCGGATGAAGTAGTAACCTGTCCTAACGACGGAAAATTACTGCCAAATATATTTCTCTGTGGTGCTAATGACTCAAGAAACATTCAAACTAATATTTCCGGAGCATCATCAATTATTTGGGAACAATTGGATGAGTCTAGTTGTGCTGCAGTGACCGATCCAGATTGTGCCAATGAAGATAATTCTTGTATATGGAATGAAGTGGCTACAGGACCAGATTATTTAGCGAATACTTCAGGGCAATTCAGATTAACCATTAATTATACTGGTGGATGTTTTGTGCAATTTTATTTTAATGTATATCAGAATCTTTTAGACCCTTCTGTAATTGCTACCGACATTATTTGTACAACGCCAGGAAGTATAACTGTAATAGATGTGCCTTCAGGCTATGAATATAGTCTTGATAACGTTAATTATCAAGCGAGTAATGTATTTACAGTTAACACGCCAGGAACCTATACTGTATATATCAGACAAATAGGTGTACCAACAAACCCATGTGTGTTTACGGTTCTAGATGTTCAAATTAGAGAACGCGATTTTACAGCAACTACAACCATTTTACAACCATTGTGTAATGGTGATCTCGGAAGTATTCAATTAGCGGCTAATGATGTTGATCCGCAATATTCATTTGCATTATATACTGGTGCTACTTTAGTGAATAGTGTCGGACCTATTCTAGAGAACACCTATATATTTGAAAATTTAAACCCAGGAACTTACACCGCAACTATCGAAACAGAGAACGGGTGTTTTTATACTGAAGATGTTACAATTATTGAACCGCCATTATTAACAGTGACCGCGGCAATTACTATTCCTTTAACATGTACAGATGGTGAAATTACCGTTTATCCTCAGGGAGGAACACCTCCATATTTCTATTTTGTTAATGGATCTACAGATTTCCAAACCGTGCCAGAGATAGTAGTAACGACTCCTGGTACATATGATATTGAAGTTGTCGATGCTAATAACTGTAGCGCAACCACATCAATACTAGTGAATCCGATTCCTGAACCCGATTTTACAATTGCCACAACAGACATCACTTGTGCTGATGCAGGAGATACAGGAACCATTACAGTTAATGTTACAGCAACAAATGGGAATAGTATAGAATATAGTATAGATGGCGGAACAACCTTTTCCAACTCTCCAGTTTTCACTGGTTTAGCAGAAGGCGATTATGATGTTGTGATTCAATATTCCATAGGATCTTCTGTTTGTGTTACCGATGCACAAACCGTTACTATAAATGCGAATAGTGCTATTTCTGGAACCGTCGAATTAACTTCAGATTATACCTGTACAACTCCAGGGACTATAAGTATCACTGGTGTAACCGGTGGTGACCCAGCATATACCTACAGTATCGATGGTGTCAATTTTCAAACAGGTAATACGTTTACAGGCTTAACCGAAGGGACTTATACTATTACGGTTAAGGATGCGAACGATTGTACGTTTGTAGCAAATGATATTATTATTGATCCATTAAACCCTCCAACCGATTTAAACTTTGACAATTCACCAGTGAATTGCCCTTCAAACACGAGTGATATCACTATTACTGGAACAACAGGAGGTACATTACCTCTAGAATATCAAATTATTGCACCTGCGGCAAATGCGACAACATATCAAACATCAACCATTTTTACTGGATTAGAGCCAGGAACCTATACATTTCAAGTTAGAGATGCTAATAATTGTGTCTACAGTGAAACGTATACCATTAATCCTATACCAACTCCTACCGTTAATGTTGTTCTTACAGAAGGCTTAGATTGTACTGTGACTCCAGATGCTATAATATCTGGAACCATAACAGGTACTTCGCCTTATACTTATGAAGTCTCTATAGATGGTGCAGGATATACACCGCTTGGCGTTACCGGATCAACGTTTACATATACAACAGCAACTGCAGGCACCTACCAATTTCAAATTACTGATGCTAATGGTTGTATCGCAGAATCAAGCAGTATTACAGTTAACCCTATCTCACTACCAGATTTAAGTCTTATTGTTCAAGCAGAACAAATTCTTTGTAATGGGGATTCGAATGCTTCTATTGATATTAGTATTGATGCAACAGTAGGTACAGCGCCGTTTTTGATCAATGTGAATAATGATACTTCAGGTGTCAATTATGGTACACAAACCTCAGGGTTACCAGCAGGAACATATACGATTACAATTACTGATGCAAATTCCTGTACAGGAACAGAATCGATTACAATAAGTGAACCAGACCCTATTATTGTGGATTATAATACTATCGATATTACTTGTACTGCAGCTGGGATTTCACAAGGTTCTATAATAGTAAACTCAGTAGTTGGCGGAACAGCACCTTATAATTATTTTGTAACAGGGACCAATAGCTATTCTAATTCAGAATTTAATGCGACAGGATCAACTTCTGTAAGTTTTGATGTTGTCGATTTCGGTTTATATCAAATTAATGTCGTTGATGCTAACGGTTGTTCTGTCTTAATACAAGATGTATTGGTAGCCTCACCTCCTACTGATCTAGATATTTCCATAACATCTACGGTAGACTGTCTTTCAGGTGGTGAAGCAGTAGTTAGTGTTGGATCAACGTTAAGTAGTTCCGGACCCTTCTTTTTTAGTATTTATCAAGGACCTATTTCAGTATATCCGAATCCCCCAGGATCATGGATCCCTGAAGACATGGCGGGAACGCAGTCGGCTACGTTCTATGGGTTAACACCAGGTGTCACCTATACCTTTATCGTTTATGATGCGTCTACAAATTGTAGTTATTATGAACCTGCAACAGCACCAATACCAACCAATTCAACATTATCGGTAAGTGCATTAAATTCTAATAATATAACATGTACTGGAAGTGCTGATGGTAATGTGTCTTTTACCGTCAACAGTATTTACGGTGTCCCGACAACCGTGACCTATGAAATATTTGATTCATTTAGTTTGATTTCAACAGGAATAAGTGGAACAGGAACTGTACCTGCCGGAGGTTCATTAGCGATAACCGATTTGGGTCCGTTGCCTTTCGGAAACTACTTCGTTTCTATTAGTGAAACTTCAGGACCAAACAGTGGTTGTGGCGTAGTAACAGCACCTTTCAATATCACAGAATCTGCATTTCAACTCGAATTAACTGTGTCTACTGATCAAAATGCCAATTGTAATACAAACTCAGGAGCGATAAGTGCTATTGGTCAAAATGGTACAGCACCCTACTTTTACCAAATTACTACAACAGCTGTTGCACCACCAACTACCGATCCTTCTTGGGCTAGCGCAAGTACATTCAACGTTGATGCTGGAAGTTATTATGTTCATGTATTAGATGCTTATGGGTGTATTGTTTCAAGTCCCGTAGTAGTATTACCGATGGATCCTGAACCTGTAATATCGGCCTTAACAAATAATTTATGTACCGTTACTGAGGGGAACTTTGAAATAGATGTTACATTAGATACTGCTGGAATACCTCCATATAGTTTTAGTATTGATGGCGGAACTTTTCAAACGCAATCTGCTCCTTTTACCTTATCGAACTTATTTTCAGGAATACATACAATAGAAATTCAAGATGCCAATGGATGTGGAAATCTAGTATCAATTGATATACCAGCACCTATTGGATTATCCGCCAATCTTACCAGCTTGCCAACATGTAATAATGATGACGGGGAAATAACTATTATAGGGACTGATGGATCAGGATCATATGCATATAGTATTACTCCAAGTCCAGCTTCAATAAGTTTAACTGGAAATGTATTCTCAGGAGTACCCTCTGGTCTTTATACCATTACAATTACAGATACCGTAACTTCATGTACCGAAGAGGTTAGTATTGCTTTACCTGAAGCGATACCTCCTACCTTTACGACAACACCATCGGCAGTAACATGCTTTGGTGATAATACAGGGTCTTTTGAACTCAATATTAATGGCTATACTGGCACTTATAATTATGAAGTGTTTGATAGTATTGGAACATCTGTAACTGGTATTGTAAATACAAATACATCTACAAATCCTATTACGGTTAGTGGTTTAACAGCAGGTAGTTTTACTGTCGTTATCACAGAAACTGAAAGTCCTTTTTGTACCGCAACCGCTGGCGTGATTATTTCATCACCTGCTGAAGCTTTAACTCTAATTGCTAATGAAACCTCTAATGTCACTTGTGATAATAGTCAAGGTACTATTACTGCGCTTGCTGAAGGTGGCTGGGGTAATTATGAATATGAATTAACTGGCGATGCTACTGTGGCATTCTCATCAAATAATACATTTATTAATCTTTCTGCGGGAAATTATACTGTAACCGCTAGAGACGCTGAAGGTTGTTTAGTTTCAGTACCGGTAATATTAACAGAACCAGCTCCTATCGATGCTACTTTTTCTCCTAGTTCAAGCTTATTGTCTTGTTTCGGAGATCAAAATGCTTCTATTAGCATTACTAATGTTACTGGTGGACAAGGAACAGAATATATCTATACTTTAAACACAATCCTGCCAACCACTAGTATATCAGGTCCGCAAACCTCAAATGTATTTAGTGATTTAGGAGCAGGAACCTATTCCGTTACAGTTTCTGATGGAAATGAATGTGTGTTAACATCTGTAGATATCGTAATTGCTGAACCTACACCAATTCAAGCAAGTTTAGTTACAAATACAACTCAAACATGTTTGGTAGAATCAACACTAACGTTGAGCGCTTCGGGTGGAACAGGAATATATGCTTATAGTGCGGATAGTAATTTCACCACTATTCTTGGTACATTTGATTCATCAACTACATTTTCTGTACCCGTAGGAACCTATCAATACTATGTTAGAGATGCCAATGGATGTGTAGCTAATGCATCGAACGAAATTACTATTGATCCGCTTCCAGATTTAGTGATTAACTTAGCCTCAACTAATCCAACAATCAATTGTGCTGGTGATAACTCAGGAAGTATTAATGCAACGGCACAAGGAGGCTTAGCCGATTATGTTTACACTTTAGAAGATACGTTTGGAAATACAATTCCCGCAACTCAAAATAGTCCTGGTCTATTCACAGAACTGGTTGCAGGAACGTATGTAGTTAGTGTTGAAAGTGGTGATTGTTTAATAACTTCAGCACCCATAACGATTACTGAACCTACGGCGCCATTAGAAGTTACATTTACAGTCAATAATGTGACTTGTAGCGGAAATAACGACGGTATTTTAGAAATTAATGCGACTGGTGGTACGGGTATTATTAAATATGCTATTTCTCCACAACTGGATCAATTTTTTGAAACTAATGTATTTGAAAATCTGTCTCCTGGTACTTATGATGTGATTGTTCAAGATGTTTTAGGATGTTATGTCACGTTTAATTTTACAATTACAGATCCTGAACAAGTTATTCTTTCCATAGTACCGGATTCTTTATTTGAAGAAACCTGCGATGGCGATGCTAATGGTGAATTTAGTGTGGATATTTCTGGAGGAACTTTGCCATATAGCGTCAGTTTAAATGAATATGATGGTCCATATACAACTGGAACCGCAACACAAACCATATTTGATTTTACTGGATTAAACGGAGGTGACCATATTGTTTATGTTCGCGACGCGCAGGGCTGCGAAACACAATGGAATATTACATTCCCAGAAGCAGTAATCATAAACCCAATAGTTGAGATTGAATATATTTGTGAAAACAACAGCTTAAGTAATACTGTTACAGTGATTGTGGATGATAGTATTACAGATCTTTCTCAATTGGATTACTCTCTAGATGGTGGGCCATTTCAAGTGAGTAATATATTTACAGATGTCGTACCTGGAACCGATCATTATATCGATGTAAGACATACAAATGGATGCATTCAAACTACCGACTTTTTTGATATTAATGTGTTTGAGCCGCTTTCACTTGTATTAACTGCAGGTGATGAACCTGGACAAATTATTGCGACTGTCACAGGTGGCACTGGAGACTATCAATTTACACTTAATGGTGAAGATTATGGTGATACCAATATATTTATTGTAACAGCGGAAGGCACCTATACTATTGTTGTAACAGATAGTAGCGGTTGTCAAGCCATGGCTTCAATAGAAGTTGAAATCAATGGCCCTTGTATTCCAAATTATTTTACACCTAATGGTGATGGGACTACAGATACGTGGGCTCCAGGCTGTATTGAAGATTTTCCAAACCTCACATTTGACATATTTGATCGCTATGGCCGAAAAGTTGCAACCTATCGCGTAGGTGAATTTTGGGATGGTAGATACAACGGAACCGAACTACCGACTGGTGATTACTGGTATGTAGTGAAACCTAATAGCCCAATTTTAAATAAGGAGTATGTCGGACATTTCACCCTTTACAGGTAA
- a CDS encoding PorP/SprF family type IX secretion system membrane protein gives MKTHLFVLILCFCSIQMFYSQEDDGVVSLNLPVRNSLTFNRYTINPTFSFVREQTKYISIFNKREWVQFEDAPLTYLASYSGRFGENIGAGLGVFQQNYGVLTTFGGLLNFAYNARLDRDSNLTFGLNVGAYKSGINTGSIITNFDDPSLQNIPENFLLTVSPGINYGNVFLDFGVSINNLALYNFESSTLIEDNPEQSIQAHIMYTGYMNGRGFFDESKFSGLLRSEFRKEETIVSAIAMLTVPKGIWAQVGYNTVYGVSGGLGLNITSQIAIEYNFEKAIGDLANFGPSHDITLAYRFKNKERYDYSSGDEVSGLISIKKRKQPTSKISKSQAEANRKLATETRAQIDADAQAKLVLDEKAKQDAEAQAKRAAEQKAKQEAETQAKLVAEQKAKQEAEAQAKRAAEQKAKQEAEAQAKLAAEQKAKQEAETQAKRAAEQKAKQEAEAQAKLAAEQKAKQEAEAQAKLAAEQKAKQEAEAQAKLAEEQKAKKEAEAQAKLAAEQKAKEDAVTQAQRAAEQKAKEEAETQAKWIADEKAKEERISNPQDALSKSMYDLTQQTEESKTSQNDLLKRFDDIVEIKNQDLKDLKTENDLSEQGVTVQPKPFKSITAENNALNAIKSELDEVIKTRNDEINRLKKLYDDKYEADTIVNDDVYLYYQKAIKRLESEQLSATNARTQLEIRLEDIRVATEFEKRRRIKRAAFDNEEERYIQDRATLENIKQTTVLSNEPLKSEDLDFGEEQSNNIQILKNVQNVDNGYYLILAVHSDVNKRNEFITKVVASGNSNIDFFYDVNTSKYYIYYGKFDSVETANEGLKSKGNSAYNEKMSLVKIEN, from the coding sequence ATGAAAACACATCTTTTTGTTTTAATATTATGTTTCTGTTCTATACAGATGTTCTATTCTCAAGAAGATGATGGGGTGGTATCGCTTAACTTACCCGTAAGAAACTCACTCACATTTAATCGCTATACCATCAACCCAACTTTTAGTTTCGTTAGAGAACAAACCAAATATATCAGTATTTTTAACAAGCGCGAATGGGTACAATTTGAAGATGCACCACTCACCTACTTGGCTAGTTATTCTGGTCGTTTTGGTGAAAATATTGGCGCAGGTTTAGGAGTGTTTCAACAAAATTACGGTGTGTTAACAACCTTTGGAGGTCTTTTAAACTTCGCCTACAACGCAAGATTAGATCGAGACAGCAATCTTACCTTTGGTTTAAATGTAGGTGCCTATAAAAGCGGTATTAACACCGGAAGTATTATCACTAATTTTGATGATCCATCGCTTCAAAACATTCCAGAAAATTTCTTACTAACTGTAAGCCCTGGAATCAACTATGGTAATGTGTTTTTAGATTTTGGTGTTTCTATAAATAATTTAGCATTATATAATTTTGAATCCTCTACACTCATTGAAGATAACCCAGAGCAAAGTATTCAAGCCCACATTATGTATACAGGATACATGAATGGAAGAGGCTTTTTTGACGAAAGTAAATTCTCAGGACTTCTAAGATCCGAATTCAGAAAGGAAGAAACCATTGTATCGGCAATTGCCATGCTAACAGTACCTAAAGGAATTTGGGCTCAAGTTGGTTATAATACGGTATACGGAGTTTCTGGTGGCTTAGGTCTTAACATCACATCACAAATCGCTATTGAATATAACTTTGAGAAAGCTATAGGTGATTTAGCGAATTTCGGACCATCACATGATATCACACTGGCTTACAGATTTAAAAACAAAGAACGTTACGATTATAGCAGTGGTGATGAAGTTAGCGGATTAATCTCCATAAAGAAAAGAAAACAACCTACTTCAAAAATATCAAAATCTCAAGCAGAAGCGAATCGCAAATTAGCTACTGAGACCAGAGCACAAATAGACGCTGATGCTCAAGCAAAGTTAGTGTTGGATGAAAAAGCAAAACAAGACGCTGAGGCTCAAGCTAAACGTGCTGCAGAACAAAAAGCTAAACAAGAGGCTGAAACTCAGGCTAAACTTGTAGCAGAACAAAAGGCTAAACAAGAGGCTGAAGCTCAGGCCAAACGTGCTGCAGAACAAAAGGCTAAACAAGAGGCTGAAGCTCAGGCTAAACTTGCTGCGGAACAAAAGGCTAAACAAGAGGCTGAAACTCAGGCTAAACGTGCTGCGGAACAAAAGGCTAAACAAGAGGCTGAAGCTCAGGCCAAACTTGCTGCGGAACAAAAGGCTAAACAAGAGGCTGAAGCTCAGGCTAAACTTGCTGCGGAACAAAAGGCTAAACAAGAGGCTGAAGCTCAGGCTAAACTTGCTGAGGAACAAAAGGCTAAAAAAGAGGCTGAAGCTCAGGCCAAACTTGCTGCAGAACAAAAGGCCAAGGAAGATGCTGTAACTCAAGCTCAACGTGCTGCAGAACAAAAAGCTAAAGAAGAGGCTGAAACCCAAGCCAAGTGGATAGCAGACGAGAAAGCAAAAGAAGAACGTATTTCAAATCCTCAAGATGCACTAAGTAAATCCATGTATGATCTTACACAACAAACGGAGGAATCGAAAACAAGTCAAAATGACTTATTAAAGCGATTTGATGATATCGTTGAAATTAAAAATCAAGATCTTAAAGACTTAAAAACAGAAAATGACTTAAGTGAACAAGGTGTTACTGTACAACCAAAACCGTTTAAAAGTATCACTGCAGAAAACAACGCTTTAAATGCTATTAAGTCTGAGCTTGATGAAGTCATCAAAACTCGTAACGATGAAATTAATCGATTAAAGAAGCTATATGATGATAAGTATGAAGCTGATACTATTGTCAATGATGATGTATATCTCTATTACCAAAAAGCGATTAAGCGTTTAGAATCAGAACAATTATCAGCGACAAATGCGCGTACGCAATTAGAAATTAGATTAGAGGATATTAGAGTCGCCACTGAATTCGAAAAAAGACGTAGAATTAAACGTGCAGCATTTGACAATGAAGAGGAACGATATATCCAAGATCGAGCTACACTTGAAAATATCAAGCAAACTACGGTATTGTCTAATGAACCTTTAAAATCAGAAGACTTAGATTTTGGTGAAGAGCAAAGTAATAATATCCAGATATTAAAGAATGTTCAAAATGTTGACAATGGATATTATTTGATCCTAGCCGTACATAGTGACGTTAATAAGCGAAATGAATTTATTACAAAGGTAGTAGCCTCAGGAAATTCTAACATCGACTTTTTCTATGATGTAAATACGAGTAAGTACTATATCTATTACGGTAAGTTTGATAGTGTTGAAACAGCAAATGAAGGATTAAAATCTAAAGGAAACAGTGCATATAATGAAAAAATGTCCCTCGTTAAGATAGAAAATTAA